In Candidatus Electrothrix scaldis, the genomic window GAATCTTTCCTCAATGCTCATTCTTTCATTGTACGGGACAGCAGGATCATATTCAATGTGAAAAAACGAGCGCCTGGACTCATCCCGGCTGATATTTCATGATCGCTGGCCTGTCGTGGGCCCTGAAACATAGATCCTCCCCTTCTTTATAGTCAAACAAGGTGTACGGTATGAAGTTATCCAGGATTTCTCTTCGCACCTATCTGGTTCTCATGAACTCTGTGCTGCTCTGTCTGTTGTATCCTATGCTGATGGTTATTTTTGTCGAAAAGACTATAGGGTACCGTGACGGTCAGTTACAGGAAGATATCAATGAAATGCGCCAGGATATGCAGGATCGCAGTGCCGCCTTGGTGCGTAGTATCGGTCTGAGTGTACGGCAGGCAGCTGCTGGGTATGACTTCACCTTTATTTCCGATCTAATGGCCGAGGTGGTGAAAAATGATCCGGAAATGGTGTATTGCATGGTCATGGATCATGATCGGCGGCTCCTGGCACATCCTGATAAAAATAAGTTGGGTATGAAGCTGGATGATTCTCTTGCGCGACGCAACACGACCCAACTGTGGCCCATTTTTCCGAAGACCTACTCGGGCGGCCAGAGTCTGGAAGTGTTTTTTTTAGAAGAAAAAGATGCGCTTGGTAATACTGCCCTCCTGGAGGCTATTCTACCTGTATATAATGGTGAGAAACTTTGGGGGGTTTTGCGTTGCGGCTATACTATGCATTTTTTGAACAGTAAGACGATTCAGAAATTCCTACGCTGGGAGGAGCAGTTACGCAGTTTGAAGCTGTATTTTATCAGTGTAATGTCGGTGTTTTTTACAGTCTCTGTTTTTATAGCTATTCTTTTTACCCGCCCCTTGCTCCGTGCCCTTGATGTCCTGCGGCGGGGTGTGCATAGAGTGCGGGAAGGCGATTTGGGACATGAAATCAGGAAAGACCTTGTTTGTCATGAATTTGCTGATCTGGCAGAGTCGTTTAATAGTATGACCGGAAGCCTAAGAATGAGCCGAAAAGATCTGGCTGATTATAATCGCTCCCTGGAAAAAAAGGTGGACGAGCGTACACTGGAATTGAAAGAAATTCACGATATGCTGGTCAAACAGGCCCATGAAGCTGGCATGGCGGAAATGGCTGTGGGGGTGCTCCATAATATAGGCAATGCTATTACTCCGGCAAAAATCAGTGCCAGCGCATTAATCACTCGGCTAAAAAATAGCCCCTTGCGCAATAATCTGGTTCAGATTTTGCACTCTTTGGAAACTATGCTGGAGTCGTCTCAGACCTGTATTAGTGGCGAGCAAAGTAAAAGGATGCAGAAGATTATTCGCCTTATACCCGATTCTCTTTCGGAAGAGTATGGGCATATAGAAAAAAGTCTGGCGCAAATTTGCGATAAACATCGTCATATTGAGGATATCATTCGCTTACAAAGGCAATATGCCCGGGTTCCTGTAGGAGATAATCAATACCTGGATATTAATCAGGTAGCCCAGGATGCCTTGAATATGTTTCAGGACTCCTTGCAACGGAGGGACATCGACGTGGAACTGGCATTTCAGGATGTTCCACCGGTTTGTCTTGAGGAAGTTCATTTTTTACAGATCCTCGTCAACCTGATTAAGAACAGCTATGAATCCTTTGATAGCGTGGAGGTGGAAAATAAAAAGATAGTATTATCGTCAGTTTTAGAAGACAGCGAGCCGTATAATGTGGTATTCTCGATTAAAGATAATGGTTGTGGGTTTACAGAAGCAGAGCGGATGAACTTTTTTCGCTTCGGCTACAGTACAAAAGCCAGAGGCTCAGGATTTGGCTTGCATTCCTGTGCCAATTATCTCATCGCGAACAACGGCTCCATTGATGCCACCAGTGCTGGTCCTGGCATGGGGGCCGAGTTCATTCTGCGCTTACCGACAGACACCTCCCGGAATAAACTAACTACGGAGAGTCCTCATAATGAAAAACGGCAATAATCGATTACTCGTTATTGATGATGATCATGATATATGGAAGGCGTACCAGCTTGTATTACAACCTGAACAGGAGAGTGAGGCATCCAGTATCAGTCAGCTGAGTGCCTTGTTGATGGAAGAGTATCAGGAGGAACCAGAGGAATCTGTTGATGGGGCGCCGGATTTTGACTTGACCTATGCTTCTCAGGGCCAGGATGGGTTTGAGATGGTGAAGCAGGCACTTGAGGATGAACAACCTTTTGCTATCGCCTTTGTTGATATCCGCATGCCACCAGGTTGGGATGGGATGAAAACAGCTGCTCATATACGGGAAGTTGACCCCAATATCGAGATCGTGATTGTGACGGCTTATTCTGATCGATCCAGGGAGGAAATTGCCCAGACCGTCGGGACGCTCCATAAATTGCTTTTTTTTCGTAAACCCTTTGACCCGGAAGAACTGATGCAGGTTGCGGTGTCTCTGTGCGAAAAGTGGAATATAGGAAAAAAAGAAAGCGAACAGCGAAGAGAACTAGAAATTATTAACGAGCAATTAAAGGAAAAAATTGCCACCAACGAACGCCTACAGGAAGAGGGCTTGCAGTTGCAGCAGAAATTGCATCAAGCCCAGAAAATGGAGGCTATCGGGCTGATGGCCGGAGGCGTAGCCCATGATCTGAATAATATTCTGGCCTCCATTGTTGGCTATCCCCAGTTGATTAAATTTCACCTTCCTGAGCATAAACTGCTCCACGAGCTTGCTCAGGAGATTGAAGAGGCAGGAGAACGGGCTGCTGCGGTGGTTGATGATCTTTTAACCGTGGCACGGGGCGTGGCTGTCGTGAAGCAGACCGTTGATCTGAATATGCTGGTTGAGGATTATCTCTCCTCCACAGAGGCAAAAGAGGCCTGTACTCGACACCCGGAAGTTCTGCTGTCTTCTGAGCTGGATCCGCAGACCCTGCCCATCAGCTGTTCACCGATACATATTGCAAAATGTTTGATGAATCTGGTGAATAATGCAGCTGAGGCTATTGATGGGGAAGGGCAGGTGATTATTGCTACGGGGAGGAAGGAGTTGACAGAAGCTCTGGATAACCCGGCTAATACGATAGCGCCTGGTCATTACGCAATTCTCCAGGTCCAGGATAACGGTCCTGGCATTTCGGAAGAAGACCAGGAACGAGTCTTTGAGCCCTTTTATACGAAAAAGGCTATGGGGCGTAGTGGAACCGGACTGGGATTAGCTGTGGTTTGGAATACGGCCTTAGATCATAAGGGCTTAGTTACGGTGCGTAGCGCGCAGGGGCAAGGGACGAATTTTACCCTGCTTTTTCCCTTGGTTGATGAGGAAATATCTCTGGGCGAGAAGATAGAGCCCGGGCTTGAAGAGCTGAGTGGAACCGGCACGATTATGGTGGTGGATGATGATGTTCGGCAACTGAATCTTGCCGGTGGCATGCTGAAGATCCTTGGCTACGAGGTAATCAAGGCCACCAATGGTGAGGAGGCCCTGGAAATTCTGGCTGAGCAGCCTGTGGATCTCTTGGTTTTGGATATGATCATGCCGGATATGGGTGGTCGCCAAACCTATGAAGAGGTCACGAAACTCTATCCCGGCCAGAAAGCTATTATTTCCAGTGGTTTTGCCGCAGATAAAGATGTCCGTAAGGCTCAGGAAATGGGTGCGGGGAGTTTTGTAAAGAAACCTTATACATTAAAACAGTTAGGCCTAGCAGTTCGTCAGGAGCTGCAACCTTCCGATTCCCAGATAGAGGAGTCTTTGTCCGTAGAGAAAGAACAAGAGTATGAATGAACAGAGCATGAATGAACAGAGCATGAATGAACAGAGCATGAGCATTGCTATTAGGGATGAGTACATAGAGCTGTACAAGCTTCTCAAGCTGACTGATTTAGCGGCCAGCGGTGGAGAGGCAAAATATATGATCAGCGAGGGCATGGTTTCGGTGAATGGTGAACCTGATACCAGGAAGCGGAGAAAGACCCGAGTGGGGGAGAAGGTGCAGTGCAATGGGGTGGAGGTAGAGATCATCGCAGGCTGATCGCTGATTCTTCCCCAGATTTTAGGATCGACTTTTAGGGCGTATTGCGCTAAATGTCCTGTTCGAAATGAAGAACCTCGATTTTGTGTGATCGTTTATTTTATTACCCGAGCAGGAGAGCTGGAAACAGCTGAGACAAGGATATGAACAGAGATATTTATCAGGAACCCCTGGTCAGTCGCTATACTTCCCCGGAAATGCAGGAGCTCTTTTCTGAGCGCTTTAAATTCACCACTTGGCGTCGTTGTTGGATTGCTTTGGCCGAGGCACAGCATGAGCTGGGCCTGGAGCTGGTGACCCAGGAAATGATCGACGAGCTCAAGGCCCATGCGACTGATATAGACTTTGATGTTGCCGCAGCCAAGGAAAAGGAGATCCGCCATGATGTTATGGCCCATGTTTATGCTTATGGTCTGCAATGCCCCAAGGCTGAGGGCATTATTCACCTGGGAGCTACCTCCCAATTCGTGGTCTGCAATACCGACCTGATTATCCAGAAGAAGGCCCTCCAGCTGATCAAAAAGACTTTGATCAATACCATTGCCAATCTCTCTACCTTCTGTCGCAGTTATAAAGATTTGGCTACCTTGGGCTTCACTCATTACCAGCCTGCTCAGCCCACCACAGTGGGGAAACGTAATACCCTGTATATTCAGGATCTGCTCATGGATCTGGAATATATCGAGGCCTTGGAACTGCAAGTAAAAGCTCGCGGAGCCAAGGGGACCGTAGGCACCCAGGCCACCTTCCTGGAGTTGTTTCAGGGGGATCATGGCAAGGTGCGCGAGTTGGATACGCTGGTTTCACAAAAGCTTGGCTTTGATACGGTCTTTGCTGTCACCGGCCAGACCTATCCCCGGAAGCTGGATATGAAGACCGCAGAGACCTTGGCAGGTATCGGAACCTCTGCCCATAAATTCGCGGTTGATCTTCGCCTCCTTTCCAACCTCAAGGTTCAGGAAGAACCCTTTGCCAAGAAACAGGTAGGCAGCTCTGCAATGGCCTATAAGCGTAATCCTATGCGTTCTGAGCGGATGACTGGTCTGGCCCGGAAACTCATGGGGCTGCCTGCTAACTTCGCTGCTACTGCTGGTAACCAGTGGTTTGAGCGTACTCTGGATGACTCTGCCATCCGTCGTATGGATATGGCCCAGGCCTATCTCCTCACCGATGCGATCCTGAAGCTATACGTCAACATCACCAGCGATATGGTGGTTTATCCGAAACAAATAGAGCGATACCTCCGAGCCGAGCTGCCCTTTATGTCCACCGAGAAGATCCTTATGGAATGCGTGGAAAAGGGAGAGAGTCGTCAGGATATGCATGAGGTTATTCGTGAGCATTCCGTGGCAGCTGGCTTGGCCGTCAAGGAGCAGGGCTTGGAGAATGATCTCCTTAATCGTTTGGCCGATGATGAGCGGGTGCCTTTCGGATTGGATGAGCTGGAAGGGATGATCAGCAATTATCAGGAATTTACCGGCAGAGCTGCTGAACAGACCGTTGAGTTTCTGGATGAGGTTGTTGCTCCTGTCCTGGAAACATATCAGGATCAGCTTGGTGGGGTTGATGCTTCACTCAAAGTCTGAAAAAGGATCTGAAAAGATGAATAGGGGTACGGCAAGCCGTGCCCCTGAGCCCATGTATACCTTTTATCTCAGGATACGACCTGAGCGGATCAGCCTGTTTCGTTTCCTGCTGGAGGGCTACGATGGGCTGGCTGTGCTTTCCACGATGGATGCCAAGGACGGGCTGGTCAGATTGATCGTACCTGCATCCAGATACACAGAGCTTTGGGATTTGTTGTTTGCTATTTGTGGGGATTTGTGTCCTTCTTCATAGAAGGGCAAGATCGTATTGAGGTAATGATGAAATGTATCCAATGTGGTTCTCCTGATATTGTGAGGGATGTAAAAGTTGTTGACCATGGCCATTATAATACGCCCAT contains:
- a CDS encoding ATP-binding protein; this translates as MKLSRISLRTYLVLMNSVLLCLLYPMLMVIFVEKTIGYRDGQLQEDINEMRQDMQDRSAALVRSIGLSVRQAAAGYDFTFISDLMAEVVKNDPEMVYCMVMDHDRRLLAHPDKNKLGMKLDDSLARRNTTQLWPIFPKTYSGGQSLEVFFLEEKDALGNTALLEAILPVYNGEKLWGVLRCGYTMHFLNSKTIQKFLRWEEQLRSLKLYFISVMSVFFTVSVFIAILFTRPLLRALDVLRRGVHRVREGDLGHEIRKDLVCHEFADLAESFNSMTGSLRMSRKDLADYNRSLEKKVDERTLELKEIHDMLVKQAHEAGMAEMAVGVLHNIGNAITPAKISASALITRLKNSPLRNNLVQILHSLETMLESSQTCISGEQSKRMQKIIRLIPDSLSEEYGHIEKSLAQICDKHRHIEDIIRLQRQYARVPVGDNQYLDINQVAQDALNMFQDSLQRRDIDVELAFQDVPPVCLEEVHFLQILVNLIKNSYESFDSVEVENKKIVLSSVLEDSEPYNVVFSIKDNGCGFTEAERMNFFRFGYSTKARGSGFGLHSCANYLIANNGSIDATSAGPGMGAEFILRLPTDTSRNKLTTESPHNEKRQ
- a CDS encoding response regulator; the protein is MKNGNNRLLVIDDDHDIWKAYQLVLQPEQESEASSISQLSALLMEEYQEEPEESVDGAPDFDLTYASQGQDGFEMVKQALEDEQPFAIAFVDIRMPPGWDGMKTAAHIREVDPNIEIVIVTAYSDRSREEIAQTVGTLHKLLFFRKPFDPEELMQVAVSLCEKWNIGKKESEQRRELEIINEQLKEKIATNERLQEEGLQLQQKLHQAQKMEAIGLMAGGVAHDLNNILASIVGYPQLIKFHLPEHKLLHELAQEIEEAGERAAAVVDDLLTVARGVAVVKQTVDLNMLVEDYLSSTEAKEACTRHPEVLLSSELDPQTLPISCSPIHIAKCLMNLVNNAAEAIDGEGQVIIATGRKELTEALDNPANTIAPGHYAILQVQDNGPGISEEDQERVFEPFYTKKAMGRSGTGLGLAVVWNTALDHKGLVTVRSAQGQGTNFTLLFPLVDEEISLGEKIEPGLEELSGTGTIMVVDDDVRQLNLAGGMLKILGYEVIKATNGEEALEILAEQPVDLLVLDMIMPDMGGRQTYEEVTKLYPGQKAIISSGFAADKDVRKAQEMGAGSFVKKPYTLKQLGLAVRQELQPSDSQIEESLSVEKEQEYE
- a CDS encoding RNA-binding S4 domain-containing protein; this translates as MNEQSMNEQSMNEQSMSIAIRDEYIELYKLLKLTDLAASGGEAKYMISEGMVSVNGEPDTRKRRKTRVGEKVQCNGVEVEIIAG
- the purB gene encoding adenylosuccinate lyase; this translates as MNRDIYQEPLVSRYTSPEMQELFSERFKFTTWRRCWIALAEAQHELGLELVTQEMIDELKAHATDIDFDVAAAKEKEIRHDVMAHVYAYGLQCPKAEGIIHLGATSQFVVCNTDLIIQKKALQLIKKTLINTIANLSTFCRSYKDLATLGFTHYQPAQPTTVGKRNTLYIQDLLMDLEYIEALELQVKARGAKGTVGTQATFLELFQGDHGKVRELDTLVSQKLGFDTVFAVTGQTYPRKLDMKTAETLAGIGTSAHKFAVDLRLLSNLKVQEEPFAKKQVGSSAMAYKRNPMRSERMTGLARKLMGLPANFAATAGNQWFERTLDDSAIRRMDMAQAYLLTDAILKLYVNITSDMVVYPKQIERYLRAELPFMSTEKILMECVEKGESRQDMHEVIREHSVAAGLAVKEQGLENDLLNRLADDERVPFGLDELEGMISNYQEFTGRAAEQTVEFLDEVVAPVLETYQDQLGGVDASLKV
- a CDS encoding DUF4911 domain-containing protein, with product MNRGTASRAPEPMYTFYLRIRPERISLFRFLLEGYDGLAVLSTMDAKDGLVRLIVPASRYTELWDLLFAICGDLCPSS